A single Candidatus Desulfatibia profunda DNA region contains:
- a CDS encoding MBL fold metallo-hydrolase produces the protein MKVTIIHDNTAWDKNLTCDWGFSCLVEAHGKIILFDTGAKGNVLLDNMRKLDIDPLKIDVVFISHDHWDHTGGLLDFLEKNQVKVYIPVSCIGTGNAVNIKRVDDRLKIYENIYSTGELKNIEHSLVIKKGEDVTVIAGCSHPGVREILRAASDFGKVNTLIGGLHGFNDFELINDLENICPTHCTRSIQAIETLYPGKYINGGAGKVIEI, from the coding sequence ATGAAAGTCACTATCATACACGACAATACCGCATGGGATAAAAATCTTACTTGCGACTGGGGATTTTCCTGCCTTGTTGAAGCACATGGAAAAATAATACTTTTCGATACAGGCGCCAAAGGAAATGTTTTGCTGGATAACATGAGAAAGCTCGACATTGATCCTCTTAAAATTGACGTGGTTTTTATTTCACATGATCACTGGGACCACACTGGCGGGCTTTTGGATTTTCTGGAAAAAAATCAGGTTAAAGTGTATATCCCGGTCTCCTGCATAGGAACTGGTAATGCCGTTAACATTAAAAGGGTGGATGATAGGCTTAAAATTTATGAGAATATCTATTCCACAGGCGAACTTAAAAATATTGAGCATTCTCTTGTGATAAAAAAAGGGGAGGACGTAACCGTTATCGCGGGATGTTCTCACCCGGGAGTACGGGAAATTCTGCGGGCAGCATCCGATTTTGGCAAAGTCAACACACTTATTGGAGGGCTTCATGGATTCAATGATTTTGAGTTGATTAATGATCTGGAAAACATTTGCCCAACACATTGCACGCGATCCATTCAGGCAATAGAGACACTTTATCCCGGAAAATATATTAATGGAGGCGCGGGAAAAGTAATTGAGATATAA
- a CDS encoding FAD-dependent oxidoreductase — MFENARITNIIAKATHVDTDNKMVELSNGTSVGYDKIILGLGASPVVPPIEGVNFDGVFTLRSASDAEQIKRFLEAQQAKNLVFIGAGFINLELPSLLSEVKPDFYNVTIVELLEHPLPLMLDADMAANIQEYLVEKGFNLKMQSKVTKILGENGKVTGVELESGEKIDAQMVMLSVGTRPNLALAKDMNLEMGMFGVKVNQYLETSNPDVLAGGDCVEKIHFITKKPVLSQLRGPSVIQGRLAAKRLAGYAIEFPGILNNSAVRLYEKYIAATGLTDKQAQKEGFETVSVIVNSRSKHGMIPGVKPWILKLVFDKKSQRLLGGQIISDSDSPVKEIDTINALILGEKTIPELTTLMCAGNPDCSSEPSLEPITIAAEQALQQIRK, encoded by the coding sequence ATGTTTGAAAACGCAAGAATAACGAACATTATTGCCAAGGCAACCCACGTAGATACCGATAACAAGATGGTTGAATTATCCAATGGTACATCTGTTGGCTATGATAAGATCATTTTGGGACTCGGCGCAAGCCCGGTGGTGCCTCCCATTGAAGGTGTGAACTTCGACGGCGTATTTACGTTAAGGTCCGCATCGGACGCAGAACAAATAAAACGGTTTCTTGAAGCGCAACAGGCTAAAAATCTTGTTTTCATCGGCGCAGGATTTATCAATCTTGAACTGCCGTCACTGCTTTCAGAGGTCAAGCCTGATTTTTATAACGTCACAATTGTTGAACTTTTGGAACACCCTCTGCCCCTGATGCTGGATGCGGATATGGCGGCCAACATACAGGAATACTTGGTTGAAAAGGGCTTCAACCTAAAGATGCAATCTAAAGTAACGAAGATTTTGGGCGAGAATGGGAAAGTTACGGGTGTGGAACTTGAGAGCGGTGAAAAAATCGACGCCCAAATGGTGATGCTTTCTGTGGGGACTAGGCCAAACCTGGCGTTGGCAAAGGATATGAACTTGGAAATGGGTATGTTTGGTGTCAAAGTAAACCAATACCTTGAAACGTCAAACCCGGATGTTCTTGCAGGTGGGGATTGTGTTGAAAAAATCCATTTTATAACCAAAAAACCCGTACTCTCACAGTTACGTGGCCCTTCAGTGATTCAGGGACGTCTGGCAGCCAAAAGATTGGCCGGGTATGCAATTGAGTTTCCCGGAATATTAAACAACTCAGCGGTCAGACTCTATGAAAAGTATATCGCAGCCACAGGCTTGACAGATAAGCAGGCTCAAAAAGAGGGATTTGAAACGGTCAGCGTTATCGTCAATTCCCGCAGTAAACATGGAATGATACCCGGTGTCAAACCCTGGATCCTAAAGCTGGTTTTTGACAAAAAATCCCAAAGGTTGCTTGGAGGACAAATCATCAGTGACAGCGACTCGCCAGTGAAAGAAATTGACACAATTAACGCCTTGATTCTTGGTGAAAAAACAATCCCTGAATTAACCACCTTGATGTGTGCCGGAAATCCCGACTGCTCTTCTGAGCCGAGTCTTGAACCGATAACAATCGCTGCCGAGCAGGCGCTGCAACAGATAAGGAAATAG
- a CDS encoding CGGC domain-containing protein: MEEKTKIGIIICDRYRRCAGGKCFRSLRNKEGAFSRYKNMEVEVVGYTSCDGCPGGNVEYAVDEMTRNGAKVIHLATGLIVGYPPCPYLTNFSSFIKTKYGLEVVYGTHPIPQKYFIMHDKLGTWNDPEWQPILHPTLVDEEMRLAYD, encoded by the coding sequence ATGGAAGAAAAAACAAAAATTGGGATAATCATCTGTGACCGTTACCGTAGATGTGCAGGCGGAAAATGTTTCAGATCATTACGAAACAAAGAAGGTGCATTTAGCCGATACAAGAACATGGAAGTTGAAGTTGTCGGTTATACGTCTTGCGACGGGTGTCCGGGAGGTAATGTCGAATATGCTGTGGATGAAATGACAAGAAACGGGGCAAAAGTAATCCATCTTGCCACTGGGCTGATTGTAGGGTATCCGCCATGTCCTTATCTTACTAATTTTAGTAGTTTTATCAAAACAAAATATGGTCTTGAAGTTGTATATGGCACTCATCCGATACCGCAAAAATACTTTATTATGCACGATAAACTGGGAACATGGAATGATCCTGAGTGGCAACCCATTCTTCATCCAACATTGGTGGATGAAGAAATGCGTTTGGCCTATGACTAA